Genomic window (Erythrolamprus reginae isolate rEryReg1 chromosome 3, rEryReg1.hap1, whole genome shotgun sequence):
ctgaagttttaagcttcgtgctgctgtaaatatttacagcagcacgaagcctaaaacttcagcctgatgatggtgaatgtgattccACCGAATATGCACTTTTAATTACTTTGGTTGAAGGGAATACCATTTTTTGCTTTTCATGGACTGCTTCAAGGTGCTCATCACATTATAACATTGCCATTACCTTGGAAAATGGACTTGGTTGCCAGATTGTTTCCTCCCATCTCATCTCAGTGCCTCCTCCTAGCTCAACAAGTCCCAGCCTGAAAAAGGCCACAGGGAGTAGTTAAGAGTGCCCTGCTGCActctaatatattaatataatttatgcatgtacATTTTTTTTCAGACTCAAGGACTGGATGAATGCATGTTCATGCAGCTGTCTTCCATCACAGCCCTCACCCTCAATTTGAAATAGAACTCAGCTGCTGTAATTTGCTATGCAAACCATGGTTTAATGCCATGCTCTATTCCTTGGTGAAAAACAGGCTTGTAACCAAGAGTTGAGAACCAATGTGGTGAAGTAAATaaagacatcaggctagaaacaggAGACttttgagttctagtcctgctttaggcacaaagcTAGATTGAATTTGGGCCAGTTACTTTCTCCTCTTAAGAAAGGAGTTAGTggcaaatcactcccaaaatcttgccaaggaaactACAGGGACTTGTCCAAGAAGTTTCCAGGAGACAAAGGCAACAAAACGAAATGATTCAAAAATATCCAAGATACATTAGAATTTTTGCTACAGCAACTCCTTTGGCCACCTGCAAGTATCACACCAAGTCAATAGATATCCTGTTATTTGTCCCCAACTTTTATTTTACCTCTTTGCATATGTGTGGAACTGCAAAATAGGACAGCAGGGTCGTTTTACCCAGGAGGGGATCAGTAATCGGTGACATCCAACAGCATCAGAACCCTACAAAGTTACATCGATGGTGTATGTCACATACATGCTTCAATTGCAGGTGCCCTTTGTTTTTACAATTCATCATCAAGCCATGTTAATAGTCTTTTAATCATATTGATTGCAACCATAAAAGTGCTCAAATTAAAGGCCCATGTGAATTTACTGAATTTAAGGCAAAACTCATGGGTTTCAGGTAAGTCTTTCTCTAttccttaatgcagtgtttcccaaccttggcaacttgaagctatttggacttcaactcccagaattccccagccagcgaatgctggctagggacttctggcagttgaagtccagatatcttcaagttgccaatgttgggaaacactgccttaatggAAAATTACAACATGGGTTTCACCATTAAGCTGCATTCTGCGCTCTTTATGGCACATCATGATCTGAACTCAGTAGTTGGGTTCACACATTGCTTTCAAGCATGGTTTGTTGAACATACCATAATACTTTGCCTTACAAATAGCATTATGTTATAAATAGAAGTTTCCTATGGCGTAGCTTGTGAACAGAACCTTTAACCCTGTTATCTGAAAGCCGAGTcttggcaactggacttttcttagaaacatagaaacatagaagactgacggcagaaaaagaccccatggtccatctagtctgcccttttactatttcctgtattttatcttacaatggatatatgtttatcccaggcatgtttaaattcggttactgtggatttaccaaccacgtctgctggaagtttgttccaaggatctactactctttcagtaaaataatactttctcatgttgcctttgatctttcccccaactaacttcagattgtgtccccttgttcttgtgttcactttcctgttaaaaacacttccctcctgaaccctatttaaccctttaacatatttaaatgtttcgatcatgtccccccttttccttctgtcttccagactatacagattgagttcattaagtctttcctgatacgttttatacttcagaccttccaccattcttgtagcccgtctttggacccgttcaattttgtcaatatctttttgtaggtaaggtctccagaactgaacacagtactccaaatgtggtctcaccagcgctctatataaggggatcacaatctccctcttcctgcttgttatacctctagctatgcagccaagcatcctacttgcctttcctaccgcccgaccacactgctcacccattttgagactgtcagaaatcactacacctaaatccttctcttctgaagtttttgctaacacagaactgccaatgcaatactcagatttaggattccttttccccaagtgcattattttacattatttttcttgCTGATTTGAAATGTTTCGCTGTTTATCCAAATATGTTTCTCCAATCTAAGCAAGTTAATGTTAAACTTGTCATCGTACTGATCTTTTAAAAGAACCAGTCACAGCTTAAATGCAGCAAATGACTGGCAACACACAAGTCTCCACTGTCTGTACAAGGATGGAGACCAATTTGTGGTCACCATCTATGTAGGACATCTATATTCTTCCCACAAATGCAGAAGCCATCGTTTTAGTTTCAAGGCAGGCAACTACCAGTATATACTGAAAGGTTATTTAGAGCAGTTTTTCCCAATCTCATGGCTGGCTGAGTATTCTGGAAATTAAACTGCACGCACCTTAAAATCTCAATTTGTAAAAGTTTTGGAGCCTTCCCCTAAGAAAGGGGTGGGGCAGCGTTAGCACCTCTtcaagattagaatagaatagaatagaatttatttattggccaagtgtgattggacacacaaggaatttgtcttggtgcatatgctctcaaggtacataaaataaaatatacatttgtcaagaatcatgtggtacgacacttaatgattgtcataggggtcaaataagcaatgaagaagcagtattaataaaaatcttaggatgtacGCAACAAGTTAgtgtcatacagtcaacatgggaggaaatgggtgataggaatgatgagaaaaactagtagaatagaagtgcagatttagtagaaagtctgacagtgttgagggaattatttgtttagtagagtgatggcgttcggaaaaaaactgttcttgtgtctagttgtcttggtgtgcagtgctctgtagcgacgttttgagggtaggagttgaaacaatttgtgtccaggatgtgaggggtcagtaaatattttacctgccctctttttgactcgtgcagtatacaggtcctcaatggaaggcagattggcagcaattgttttttctgcaattctgattattatGATTCAGAGTTTAATTATACAAGGACAGAATTTTAGAAAGTACCAGTTTATTTTATCAAATCAGTGACGGTGAAAATATACAAGAAATATTCAAGCAACCCAAGGCAGACATGGGATCCATATTTTCCAAGTAATGCTAATTGAAAGTGTTTATATGCTGTATCTGCCTCCTACCCACCCCACCCTGCCCCCCAAAACacaattccattttttaaaaaatgatgctaTTGCTGAAACAGAACCCTTGGCATGGGCTTAACTTTAGCCATATGTTTAGCAATCCCATAATGACACGATAAAAATCATAGCATGAATTTGCTGCCAAAAGCAGGAAAGGAGAACAGTCCTTATGCAACTATGAATAAACAGAGCCTTGCCCAGGCTACTTTTAGCAATGTGAGTTTTGCAAAGGGAAGCACAAAATTATGGCAGGCTTTGAAAAGGATGCAAAATTGGGAAAAGATCAAGGCTATACGTCGGGATTTACATGACACAAGCTGTTTAACTCTCAAATTAAAGAGTCACAACTCCTGCCCTATAAGCAATGGTCTAAAAACAAGGGAAGCACACATTAAAATTGATAAAGAGTTTGATCCCACTACATTGACTGAAGTCCTTAAAAGGGGTTTTGAACTAACAGAGTTTCCAAGTAAAAAATCTTAAGATAAAAATGTATCTCTCACATGTCATTGTTCTGAAGCAGCAGCTTTGCATGAAACTTCAATGGAATGCATAGGGTGCTATATAAAGTAGGAAGCATCTTTACCAAGCTACTTCCTCTACCTGAAAATCAGCTCAGCTGCAGAAACTTCACACTTCAGCCTGATCTGGTATAGAAGAGGCAGGCTATTCAAAATCTTCTATCTATCCTAGCTTGCAATAGCTGGATGGCAAGTTCTCCCCAAGACATTTTTCACCAAGTACAATTAGCATCTCTATTCCTTAAGAGGAAAAATAGCTGCATGCTCATTCATAACTTTGAAAGCCAAGAGCATCAGCCAAGGTTCTAAAAGGGAACAAAAGCTTGCTTTAGCATCATAATGTCTTGGTTGTTTCCATGAAAGGACCAAGTTGCTAAGAGAAAGAAATATTCGTACCATGTGCTTTCAAACCATGTTATGTGCTATTTCTTAAGCTAGCTGAATTATCTTTGTAAAGCAGCCCCACCACCCGCAAAGCAAGAACTCCTACCCAAGTTACCAACTGACCATGCAAGTGAAGCCAAGACCAAAATCCAGATCTCAGTTTATCTGAGTTACTTTCAGTTGCCATTAGTGGCTTTGTGAAGTTGTTACTCTACTCAGAACGGGCTGGtattaaaaccaaaacaaaactccATAAATCAGAGAAAGTAATCCCATCACCCATGCAGAAAAACTGCATAAAGTCCTTctggttttttttataaaaactgTGCACTTTACTGAAAAAATATAGCTCTATAGTAACGATAATATATTACAAAGCTAAAAAAACCCTCCCCCCTTACAATTATTTCAGAGAAAACCAATTTTGCACATAAACATTAATTCTAAGCAGAGGTTATTGCatctaggatatatatatatatatatataatacacagAGTAAAGCTTAAATAGTTTTCACAATCAGGAATTTCATTATATTAGTGTTTTACATATAAAAAGAAGTTACCCAAAACAGAGCAGCCATCTTGGAAACTATAAATAGTtctattaaaaacaaacacatctttgttttttattttggaaaaaaatacataaatatcttCTTCTCTTGTTTAGTATCATTTATGATATGAACTTAAGAAAGTTGAAACATTCTCAGGCTGTGCAATCATTGATCTGAAATGCTACCTTGGTAGAAAGATGCCCAGCAATAGGAACTACAAGTGTAATATCTATGAATGACTATAAAactttattcttattattatcaaGCAGTATTTTGATGGATTTTATAGGCAGCTATTGACATTTTTAGTGAAATCTTCTTCACTAAAAGTATCCTATTACAAAATGGAAGACATGATATTCCTCTAACTAACAATTTGCTTTTATAGGTGACTGAGTACTTGTTCTCCAAGGAGGGAAATCTTTTACAGCAAGGCCCTAACTACAGGCAGAGCTACTGAATAATTTTATCAAGACTCAGGCTAATTTATGGTGCATGTAGTGTAGGAATTTCATATATAActttgtgttaaaaaaaaaaagatagtggcTGGTCACACCTTTAGTGACCCCTAAGCTGGCTATGGGACAGTCCCTCTTAACACTTTCTATAAAACAAGGTAAGTCGAAGCACAGCAACCAAATGCAAAAGTTCCATATACAACCTTCACCCAGATAtaaaattcaacattttttttcctttccatagTTAAAGCATGCGCTACTTTGTGCGAGGTTTCCCTTCCCCATTCTGGGATTCcgaatgctttatttatttcatctCCTCATTGGTTAGTAGGAAGGGCTGGAAaagagggttttaaaaaaacaaacaacagttTGACATTAGATCCAAAAGAGTATTTGTTTCAGAGCATTTTGTCCATAGTCcaaatgcttttttttcttttcctttttttctttttacaaagtcTATTTTTTGACTCCCGAGTTGGTATATCAAGCACTGGCAAACATTAGGCATAGAATTCATTTGTAGGAGCTTTCTTGTAGATGGGCTTCTTGCCAAGGTCATAACTACCCTCATCCTTCTTCTTCATGCGGTAGATTAGGAGCAGGATGAGGAAGACAGCGAAGAGGAGCCCAACTGCTCCACCTGCAATAAGAGCTGGAATGGAAAGGGATGGAGGAAAGAGAAAAGTAGAATAAATGCCATGGAAACTTGAAAAGCTCTGCATTGACATTCTGATTCTGTCCAATAGTGCAACTTTACCCCTGCTGATTTTAGAAAATAGCTACCGAGAACCACTCTCTATCCTGCTTTAGTTCTGACTCGGAATAAATATGATCCACTATATAAAACTGCAGTTcatgctggggaaaaaaaactccAAATAAAGGCAGCAAAGCTACTGTCACATTTCTGGCTGAACAATGAATGCCTGGAAATTGATCCTGGAAAGCTTCTACTGAGACAGGAAAtgagaaaatcttttttttttttaaatctgaacaGCCATTCAGCAAAACGTATTAAATGTTGGGGACTGGGGAAAGACACTGGTTTACTGTCTATGCAATCATTATATTGCAATTCATATTTTCCAGAATTATCCTGGAATGAGGATGAATTGGAGAATATGGTAGATCTTCAATATTTCTAAACCTCTATCCAGTAGTCAAGAGGGCTGCACTTATCCATGGATGTGATCTGCCTATGTCTTGCGTGCATAACCTGTATTGTATTTCATGTATCCCAAATCGATCAAAATAAGCTACTGTGCAGATGCAATAGATTTCTGGGGGTAGCAGAGCAGCAAAGCCTGCTCAGACAAGCTTCCATCAATAAACTCACTTCTCTGAACCTTGTGAAGATCACGGATCATCAATAATGGGGGGAAATTCTTATTAGAAAACTTTAGTTTTTATTACATTGTTTAATCAAATGTGCCCCCTCTGGTTTAAGCAGCAATGGATCTGGAACACCAAATTCTGTAGAAATGTTCAACTTATATGTCCTAACGCCTCATAcacattctatttttaaaaaaacaacagctaTGGAGACTGGGGGGAAATAATTTTAAAGCAGTACTCAAAACAATTTTTGGTGGAGGGTTTTTTAGATTAAAACTAGCATTGCAGACTTATAATTTGTGTCCGTATGGGacattcttgatttttttaaaaaaatctttgcttCAGAAAGCATGGCCTTTTCCTTAGTTATAGAGAGCCAAGTTTATCCATCCATacaaacagaggtcttcaaacttggcaacttttaagacttgtgaacttcaactcccagaattctccagacagctatgctggggattctgggagttgaagtccacaagtcttaaaattgccaagtttaggACCTCCTGATCCAAAGGGTGGTTACCTGCAAGCACTTCTGTTCTCTCGAAGATGCTCCCATTGGCTGTGCTGGCCATTGAGACTTTGTTAGACAAGTCTTCTCCTTCAGGAGATGATTTTTTGGGAACAATAATCTCGTTGTCTATCACAGCTGGTTCAACTTCATCCTTGGCATCTTTTTTGGAGTCAGGAATAGAGTTGTCCATGGAATCCTAATAAAGAGAAGAACGTCAATCCTACCTCTAAAGTACAGTTGAGAACATTAGAACAATGAGCGCTGTTGAGTGTTCTTAAAAGCCAGACTTTGATACCACCCAGACCCTACCTGTTCCAAGTTTCTATTTAGGACTGATCACACATTTGGGGGCAACGTGTGATGGAGATTGACCCAAAAATCGGAGAGTAAACAATAGCTCCTTTTTGAAATCAGGTACTCAACTAGGGTCACACATTACCTATGGATATTAATAATGCTATTAAGGGCTTCTACCGTCCTATTTTCCTGCACAGTAACATCATTTTCTCCCCgtaacttttttttaacttttaagagTGGAAGAGATAGAGATTTGTAGGAACCAGATTCTCAGAAGGTTATTCAGACCAGGagtgcccaaccttggcaattttaagactaatggacttcaactcccagagttctggaagttgaagtccacaagtcttaaagttgccaaggttggagactcctgatctagACCAACTGCACCAGTGTCAGAATCCACTAAACCATTAAAGCTGGcacctttaagatgtgtggactctaCCTCCCAGAAACATGCTGACTGTGGACATCTGGAAGTGGAAattcacatatcttaaagttaccaacTTTCAAAAACACTGCATCAAACCATGGCTATCCAACTGCAGCATTAGAGAAGAACTTCAGAAGTTCTAAGGAGACTCGTTCTGTTGCTTAACTATATTTATTGTCAGGACATTTTTCAAAATAATCCATCTAGGTTATTTCGTTAATTACAATGCATATTCCCTTGTCATGCCTTTTGTTTTAACTGACAACCAAGTTCCCCCCCTCTTGCATGGGGCAGACATTTATATATCTGtaaattgatttttcttttgtATGTGTATGTGAAACATTCTATTTGCTTTAACTTTACTCAGAGTTTGAGTTTCAATCCCTTTTATGATTCATACACCTTGCTTTTCTATCTTCCTTTTCAGAGTAAAACTGAATTATTATACCTCCCGTGATTTAA
Coding sequences:
- the SDC4 gene encoding syndecan-4, with product MQLVRLAGLCAALLLAVSAAAESVRETEIMDPKLNIEEFASGDLPDDEDARSDLAIDYEEEDEFSGSGDEEGYTDMEDKLVSTTNSTMDSMDNSIPDSKKDAKDEVEPAVIDNEIIVPKKSSPEGEDLSNKVSMASTANGSIFERTEVLAALIAGGAVGLLFAVFLILLLIYRMKKKDEGSYDLGKKPIYKKAPTNEFYA